ACTACGCCGGAGGTGGACCGTGGCGCACCCAAACGCAGAGATCCTGCGCAGGATCGACGAGGCGCAGGCCAGTGGAGACCTCGAGGCTCTCTTCGCCAACTTCACGGAGGACATCAAGGGTCACGTGATGGGCCGCAACTCCCTTGCCGGCGACTTCGAGGGCAAGGAGAAGATGCAGGAGGTCTTCGGCAGGTTCATGTCGGCCATGGGCGACTACAGCTTCGAGAACCACGCCTACCTGGCGGACGACGAGCACGGCGTAGCCCTGCAGACATCGAAGGCCCAGCGCGGTGGCAAGACCCTCGAGCTACAGGAAGCCTTCATCTGCCACTTCCGCGGCGGCAAGGTCTCCGAGATGTGGTACGTACCGCTGGACCAGGCCGCCTTCGACGCCTGGGTCGGCTGAGGCGCCCTAGGCGGGCGCGCCCGCCCTCGATGTCAGCACCTTGTGCACCGAGCCGTTGTTCCGCCGCTCGACACCGACGATCTCCGTGTCGGCGAGGTCGGGGCTGGTCGTGAGGTGCTTCTGCAGCAGCCGGCCCAGGGGCTGCGATAGCGTCACGGCCACGATGCCGGCGAGCATCGCGTTCGGCACTTTCTCGCCGCGCGAGCCGCCTCCGCTCACCGCCAGCGAAGCCAGGCTGGCAACGATCCCCGCGGTCACGATGTTCGTGCCGCACAGAGGCGTCACCGCCCAGAAAGACTCGCCGCGCTTCAGGCGCGCCAACCCTTCGGCGGCGCACTCCTGCAGCGAGTTGGTCGGCACGTTGCCGTAGATGTAGAAGCCGTCGTTGACGGCGCGGCCCACAAGCCTCAGGTCCGGCCCCAACCTCGCCAGCAAGAGCTGCACCGTTGCGTGCTCCAGCGCATGGTTCCGGCGCACGTTAGCTACGAATCTGCCCAGCATCAACCCCTCCAGGTCCTCCCGCCGTCCGAGTATAGCATCGGCTCTCGGCCCGGACCGCCGCCGCGAGAGGTGTTGGGCGGAGCCGGGGAAGAGAAGCTGGCCCAGGTCTCCGGTGGTCAGAAATGCGGGCGAAGCGTTGTCGTGGTCGGTGGGAGCCTCCCTCTTGCACTCCGGCCACCGACCACTACTTCCGATATGCCGCCTGCCTAGCCCTGTCCCTGTGGCCTCCCTTGTCCCGGCGCGGCGCCCTGCGCCCGCATCTGGGCCATGCGCTGCTCGTTCCAGGCGTCGTACTTGCGCGGCGGCAGCTTGCCGGCGCGGTAGAGGTCATACGTCTCCTTGTAGACGCGCCGGACCTCTTCGATCAGCTCCTCGAGGCTGCCGTCGTTATGGAAGATGTGGTCGGAGGCCGGGGCGCGCAGCTCCCAGGGCCGCTGGCCGTCGACCCGCTGCGTCGCCTCTTCGATGGTGAACTGGTTGCGGGCCATAACCCGCTCGATCGCCTTCTCGCGTTGAGTCGTCACCAGCCAGGTGCACTCGCACCAGGCGGAGTATCCCGCCTCGATCAGGTTCACCGCCTCCATGACGGCGACGGCGTCCTCGGGCAGTTCCTGGCGCCACCTGTCGATCACGCCCTTGACCTCGGCGCCGATGTTGCCGATCGCCCGTGTGAGCTTGCCCATCTCTTCCGGCTTGCCGAAGGTCTTCGCGCCCAACTTGCGCCTGTCGATGTAGCCGTCCGGCCCGACGATGTCCTCGCCGAAGATCGCGACGATGCGGTCGAAGGCCGGCTTCCCGGGGTCGTACATGCGGTGCACCAGCGGGTCCGCGTCGCAGTGGACCGCGCCCATCTCGACCATGGTGCGGGCCACAGTGCTCTTGCCCGAGGCGATTGACCCGGTGAGCCCTATTACGAGAGGCATGCTTCGCTCCTTGCCGTTCGGGATGCGGGGCGGGTCGAATATGCCGCAGCCGACGATTGCAGGCAAGGTGGCTCAGCCCGCGTCATGGCTGGCAGGACTAGAACTTGCGTCCGGGGGCTCAGCGCATCAATAGTCGGCCAGGTTGCGGTGCGAGGACCAGAAGGAGGCTAACAGGGGTCACAGCAAGCCTCAGCCGCTCCGCCTGGTCCAACCTCCTGCGATCCTGATTCCTTCCCGCCGGGCAGTGTTGCCGGTGGCACGACGCGGTGAGCTTGGTCCTCCCACGACCCGCGACTCGCCACTCTGACGGCGAGCGTCAGACTGTGCTACCGTTCCGCAAACCAGCATGGGAGGGACCGAAAATGCCGGCATACCTGCTCCAGGTGGCTTATACGTCCGAGGCATGGGCCGCCATGGTCAAGAACCCCCAGGACCGGATCGCCATGGTGGCGCCCGCTGTCGAGGGTCTAGGCGGCAGGGTCATTGCGGGCTACTTTGCCTTCGGCGAGTACGACGTGGTGGCGCTTCTGGAGATGCCCGACAACGTTTCGGCTGCAGCGTTCGCAATCGCTGCGGCGGCCGGCGGCGCGGTCAAAGCTGTCAAGACGACTCCACTCATGAGCTCAGCAGAGGCGATGGAGGCCTCGAGGAAGGCCGCGGGCTCCGCGTACCGGCCGCCGCAATGACCTCTCGGACCGCGGCCGCGGCCTCCGCGCCAGTTCAGGCAGGGGAGGCCGGCTTCCGCGATCTTGGCGTCTGCGATCAGCCCGGATGGCGCGCTGCCTGACCGACACCCGGCCGGGTGTCCTGACCGCCGGCAATTGCCTACACTGCCGTCGTGCGCACTGCCATCGAAGAGGCGAAGCAAGTCCGGATGGGCGAGCGCTCGCCCCTCGACCTCGTCGAGGAGGCGCTGCGCCGGATCGACGCGGTCGATGGCCGCGTGCGCGCGTGGGTAGAGGTCGACCGCTCGCGCGCCCTCCTGACGGCACGCCAGCGGTACGATGGCTCGCGCCACGGCACCGCAGTCGGCGAGCTTATCGGCGTCCCTGTCGGCATCAAGGACATCATCGATGTCGACGGTCTGCCAACTCGCGCGGGGGCCCCCGAGTTCGCGCACTACACGCCGCAGCGGGCGGCCACGGTGGTCGAGAGGCTGCGCCAGGAGGGCGCGATCATCCTTGGCAAGACGGCAACCACTCAGTTCGCCTATTCGGACCCGGCCCCGACCCGCAACCCCTGGGACCTGGAGCGCACGCCTGGCGGCTCCTCTTCCGGATCCGCCGCCGCCGTCGCCGCCGGCATGGCGCACGTCGCGCTGGGCACACAGACCGTGGGCTCGGTGCTCCGCCCTGCCGCCTATTGCGGCGTCGTCGGCCTCAAGGCGACGCACGGCCGGGTGAGCACGGCCGGCGTCATTCCCCTCGCCTGGAGCCTCGACCACGTGGGCGTGTTCGCGCGCTGCGTTGCGGACGCTGCCCTCACCCTCGAGGTCATCGCCGGCCATGACCCCGCCGACCCTCGCTCCTCCGAGGCCCCGGTGCCGCCGATGGCGCCCTCCGGCAGGAAGCCGCCGCGGCTCGCCTTGCTCCGCGGCTTCTGGGAAGCGCGGGCCTCCGACGAGATTGCCCGTCACATCGAGGACGTCGCGGTTCGTCTCGCCAGCTCGGGCGCGACCATTGCCGATGTCGAGGCGCCCTTCTCAATCGAAGACGTCCTCGCGATATCGCAGCCGGTCATGCGCTTCGAGGCCGCCCGCTACCACCGCGACGCCTTCGCGAAGCATGCCGGTGAGTACGCTCCCGGAATCCGCGGTCTCATCGAAGCCGGCCTCAGAACCTCCGAGCAGGAGTACGAGGCGGCGCGCGCGCGCCAGGAGGACCTGCGCGCCGCGATTACGGCGCTCCTGGAAGGCCACGACGCCCTGTTGCTGCCCGTCGCGCCGTCACCGGCGCCGCCAGGGCTGCAATCGACGGGAGACCCGGCATTCTGCGCCCCGGCCTCCACCGCCGGCCTGCCGGCAATCTCCCTGCCCAGCGGCCTGAGCGCCGAGCGCCTGCCCCTCGCGGTGCAGCTGATCGGCCGCGCGTTCGAAGAGCCGTCGCTGCTCGATGCCGCCGCCTGGGTCGAAGCGCGTCTCGGGTTCGACGAGCGCCCGCCGCTCTAGTGGAAGGCCGCCGCTACATCGTGAACGTCGAGGCCTTTGTCTATCACGAGGGCCGATATCTCATGATCGTGCGCGGGGCGACCGAAGAGATTGCTCCCGGCACCCTGACGCCCCCGGGCGGAAAGGTCGACGCGGTTGGCCTCGTGCAGGACGTGCTGGAGAAGACGTTGCGCCGCGAAGTCCTCGAGGAGGCCGGCGTCGAAGTCGAGGACGATGTCGCGTACGTCGAGAGTCACTCCTTCGACGCCTCCGACGTCACGATCGTCGACCTCGTATTCCTGGCCCGCTATCGCAGCGGCGAGCCCTCCCCCGCTGACGCCGAGGAGGTAGCCGGCATCGAGTGGCTGACCTACGACGAGGTCATGGCAGACTCGCGGGCGATGCCCTGGACCCGCGAGAGCCTGAAGCGGGCCGAGGCCGTGCGCCGGGCGCGAGGATGGTGACGCCCTGAGCTGAGGCCGCCTCGAGCAGGAAGAGTCGCATCTCGCCGCCTTCGGCCGTCGGCGCCTGCGCGGCCGCGTGTCGTACCTTGCGCCGCCGGTGGAGCGCGGCGGCGCGTGGACCTCCGGCCGCTCTCAAAAGTTACGGTGGTGGCTTCCCGCGGGCCTCACCTGCCGCGCAACCGGGGGTCCAGTTCGTCGCGCAGGGCGTCGCCGGCAAGGTTGAAGCCGAGCACGGCAAGCGTGATCGCAAGCCCCGCGAACACGGACTCCCAGGGATGCAGGTCAAGGGTGTGACGACCGTTGTTCACCATCTTGCCCCAGGTCGTCTGGTCGGCCGGGCCCAGGCCCAGGAAAGAGAGCCCGGCCTCCGCCAGGATGTAGAGGCCGATGCTGATGGAGAATATGACTACCACCGTCGCGAAGATGTTCGGCAGCACGTGGCGCAGCATCAGGCGCAGGTCACTCGCGCCGTAGGAGCGCGCCGCTTCCACGTATGCCATCTGGGAGACCGAGAGCACGGTCGAGCGCACTACGCGCGTCGAGCTGGCGAAGCCCAGGAAGCCCAGGACGGCTACCGTCAGCGCCAGGCTGGGTTGGTCGACCACGGACACGAGCAGCAGGAGCAACACCAGCCCGGGGAAGGCGAACACGGCATCGACGAAGCGCTGCAGGATCAGGTCTACAAGTCCGCCGAAGTAACCGGAGATCGTCCCCAGCACGGTGCCGGCGGCCACGGAGATGAACGACGCCCCTACACCGATGATCACGGCCAGGCGCGCGCCGGCGATGATGCGGGCGTAGATGTCGCGCCCAAACTGGTCCGTGCCAAGCCAGTGCTCGCCGGTCAGGGGCGGCTCCCAGCGCCTGAGTATGACCGGCGACGTGTACTGCTTCTGCGGATTGGCCACGATGTCCAGCGGGCTCGCCAGCGGGTTGTAGTCCGGGTTCGCGGTCTCAAACGTCTGCGTGTCGCCGTATCGCTTGATCAGCGGGCCGAACAGGGCAGCGGCGAGCACGATCATCACCAGGGCCATGCCGAACGCGCCCAGGCGGTTGCGGTCGGCCATCCGCCAGAGCGCCTGCAACGCACGCCTGACGGAGGCGCCGCTACGGTAATCGAAGTCGATTACCGGTGAGACCTCGATGGCTTGCTGCCTTTCCGTCAAATCTCGCCCCTCAGCCCTACGTGTAGCGGATACGCGGGTCCAGCCAGGCGTACATGACGTCCACGGCCAGGTTCACTGTCACCACGACGGTCGCGATTATGAGCACCGTCCCCTGGAAGGGCGGGAAGTCGCGCGTGTTGAGACTGGTGAAGAGGAATCGCCCCACGCCGTCGATGTTGAACATGTTCTCGAGGATGATCTGGCCGCTGATGAGCCCGCCGAGCGTGAACCCGAAGACGGTCAGGACAGGCAACATCGCGTTCTTTAGGGCGTGGTGCAGCCAGACGTTCCGGTCCCGCAGGCCCTTCGAGCGGGCAGTCCGGATGTAGTCCTGGCGCATGACCTCCAGCATCTGCGAGCGCAGGATGCGCATGACCCCGGCCCCGCCGGCGATGCCCCCGGCGAGGGCCGGGATGGCGTAGAGCTTCACGGCGGCCTCGGGGTCTGTCCACAGGTTGGGCCGGCCCACGACGTCGATCTCGAACAAAGACAGCTTGACCACCAGGAGCGACAGGAACAGGGCAGTCACGAACTGGGGCATGGCCACACCAAGGACCGCGAAGCCTCGCAGGACGTAATCGAGCCACTGGTTCTGTTTCACGGCGCTGAGGACGCCGATCGGGATGCTCATCGAGTAGGCGATGAGCATCGTGGCCACGCTGAGCTGCAACGTGGGCCCCAGACGCCTCGATACCTCCTGCCAGGTGCTCCTGTGGGTCTCGTAAGACCGGCCCAGGTCGCCGGTGGCAAGGTCGCCCAGGAAGATGACGTACTGCTGCCAGAGCGGCTTGTCCAGCCCCAACTCCTTGCGGGCCTGCTGGACCGCCGCTGTCTGGTCCGTTATCTCCAGGCTGGTCGCCAGGCGCTTCTCGGCGAAGTCGCTCGGGAGCGCCCGCGTCGCGAAAAACACCAGCGAGGCTACGAACAGGAGGACAACGAAATTGAGTATCAACCTCCTGCCGATGTAGTTCGTCAAGAGCTACTCCCGGGATGCAGCGCTATGCGCCGCGCCTGTTTCTCCCCCTACACCACTGCCCTGTTCCGGATGGCCGGGTCATAGGTCGGGTCGGACGGGTCTATCCAGCCGCGGCCGGCGTGCAGGTGCCCGGCGAACAGCGCCCACCCCGAGGCCGGCTTGCCTGGGCCGCCCGGATCCTTCAGGAACGGGTGGTAGTAGTTCCAGAAGGCCGACCGCCCGATGTAGTTGTAGAGCATTATGTTCCCGTACTGGCCGTTGTCCAGGATGATCTTCTGCGCCTGAGTGATCAGGCTCTTCGCCTTCGTCTCGTCTACAGTTGCCAGTGCGTCGGCGGTCAGCTTGTCCAGCTCCGCGTTCCGCACGTTCTGGTAGTTGCCGCTGCCTTTCGAGTTGAAGGTGATGAACAGTCCCTGACGCGGGTCGGGGGTGCTCACCTGGCTCGTCCAGGCCAGCCAGTTCGCGAAGGTCCCCCTGGGCAGCAGCGGGATGACGTCGTCGTTGTAGGTTCCCCTGGTCGACTTGAACTGAGTGACGCCAAGGGCCTCGTTGAACATC
This region of Dehalococcoidia bacterium genomic DNA includes:
- a CDS encoding nuclear transport factor 2 family protein produces the protein LRRRWTVAHPNAEILRRIDEAQASGDLEALFANFTEDIKGHVMGRNSLAGDFEGKEKMQEVFGRFMSAMGDYSFENHAYLADDEHGVALQTSKAQRGGKTLELQEAFICHFRGGKVSEMWYVPLDQAAFDAWVG
- a CDS encoding DUF6391 domain-containing protein; amino-acid sequence: MLGRFVANVRRNHALEHATVQLLLARLGPDLRLVGRAVNDGFYIYGNVPTNSLQECAAEGLARLKRGESFWAVTPLCGTNIVTAGIVASLASLAVSGGGSRGEKVPNAMLAGIVAVTLSQPLGRLLQKHLTTSPDLADTEIVGVERRNNGSVHKVLTSRAGAPA
- the coaE gene encoding dephospho-CoA kinase (Dephospho-CoA kinase (CoaE) performs the final step in coenzyme A biosynthesis.), yielding MPLVIGLTGSIASGKSTVARTMVEMGAVHCDADPLVHRMYDPGKPAFDRIVAIFGEDIVGPDGYIDRRKLGAKTFGKPEEMGKLTRAIGNIGAEVKGVIDRWRQELPEDAVAVMEAVNLIEAGYSAWCECTWLVTTQREKAIERVMARNQFTIEEATQRVDGQRPWELRAPASDHIFHNDGSLEELIEEVRRVYKETYDLYRAGKLPPRKYDAWNEQRMAQMRAQGAAPGQGRPQGQG
- a CDS encoding GYD domain-containing protein, translating into MPAYLLQVAYTSEAWAAMVKNPQDRIAMVAPAVEGLGGRVIAGYFAFGEYDVVALLEMPDNVSAAAFAIAAAAGGAVKAVKTTPLMSSAEAMEASRKAAGSAYRPPQ
- a CDS encoding amidase — encoded protein: MRTAIEEAKQVRMGERSPLDLVEEALRRIDAVDGRVRAWVEVDRSRALLTARQRYDGSRHGTAVGELIGVPVGIKDIIDVDGLPTRAGAPEFAHYTPQRAATVVERLRQEGAIILGKTATTQFAYSDPAPTRNPWDLERTPGGSSSGSAAAVAAGMAHVALGTQTVGSVLRPAAYCGVVGLKATHGRVSTAGVIPLAWSLDHVGVFARCVADAALTLEVIAGHDPADPRSSEAPVPPMAPSGRKPPRLALLRGFWEARASDEIARHIEDVAVRLASSGATIADVEAPFSIEDVLAISQPVMRFEAARYHRDAFAKHAGEYAPGIRGLIEAGLRTSEQEYEAARARQEDLRAAITALLEGHDALLLPVAPSPAPPGLQSTGDPAFCAPASTAGLPAISLPSGLSAERLPLAVQLIGRAFEEPSLLDAAAWVEARLGFDERPPL
- a CDS encoding NUDIX hydrolase, which codes for MEGRRYIVNVEAFVYHEGRYLMIVRGATEEIAPGTLTPPGGKVDAVGLVQDVLEKTLRREVLEEAGVEVEDDVAYVESHSFDASDVTIVDLVFLARYRSGEPSPADAEEVAGIEWLTYDEVMADSRAMPWTRESLKRAEAVRRARGW
- a CDS encoding ABC transporter permease, producing the protein MTERQQAIEVSPVIDFDYRSGASVRRALQALWRMADRNRLGAFGMALVMIVLAAALFGPLIKRYGDTQTFETANPDYNPLASPLDIVANPQKQYTSPVILRRWEPPLTGEHWLGTDQFGRDIYARIIAGARLAVIIGVGASFISVAAGTVLGTISGYFGGLVDLILQRFVDAVFAFPGLVLLLLLVSVVDQPSLALTVAVLGFLGFASSTRVVRSTVLSVSQMAYVEAARSYGASDLRLMLRHVLPNIFATVVVIFSISIGLYILAEAGLSFLGLGPADQTTWGKMVNNGRHTLDLHPWESVFAGLAITLAVLGFNLAGDALRDELDPRLRGR
- a CDS encoding ABC transporter permease; this encodes MTNYIGRRLILNFVVLLFVASLVFFATRALPSDFAEKRLATSLEITDQTAAVQQARKELGLDKPLWQQYVIFLGDLATGDLGRSYETHRSTWQEVSRRLGPTLQLSVATMLIAYSMSIPIGVLSAVKQNQWLDYVLRGFAVLGVAMPQFVTALFLSLLVVKLSLFEIDVVGRPNLWTDPEAAVKLYAIPALAGGIAGGAGVMRILRSQMLEVMRQDYIRTARSKGLRDRNVWLHHALKNAMLPVLTVFGFTLGGLISGQIILENMFNIDGVGRFLFTSLNTRDFPPFQGTVLIIATVVVTVNLAVDVMYAWLDPRIRYT